A window of the Pseudomonadota bacterium genome harbors these coding sequences:
- a CDS encoding (Fe-S)-binding protein, whose translation MISQTQTRVLTCIQCGKCTGSCPEAGRTPFNIRMLVRKKQFQHHIEESIPWYCTSCGACTIRCPRDVKPSEMIIDVRSVMVEEGDIPATIQKALENTFVQRNPWGRSRAKRGSWFEKLDIEVPHVSETVSKRLLFTCCIQAYDPRCMVIPVNVAKMLNKGGLEFGVLGEEEACCGNEIRRIGESGLFEELQEENIAAFKEYGVKEIITLSHHCMNTLKKEYGNLGIKVSHYTEVLASMVKEGRLAPKIPYNKKVIYHDPCFLGKQNGIFDEPRDILKSIEGLELLEFSRSRETSLCCEGGGGRMFYEAETTCQRNSEIRVLEAIEKGAEVMATSCPFCVMTLEDPATEKGLAVKEISEILMEVL comes from the coding sequence ATGATCAGCCAGACTCAAACAAGGGTTTTAACATGCATCCAATGCGGAAAATGTACGGGGAGCTGCCCTGAGGCAGGAAGAACCCCCTTCAACATACGTATGCTTGTGAGAAAAAAGCAGTTCCAGCATCATATAGAAGAGTCGATCCCCTGGTACTGTACATCATGCGGCGCATGTACCATCAGGTGTCCCAGAGATGTAAAACCATCAGAAATGATTATTGATGTAAGGTCTGTCATGGTTGAAGAAGGGGACATACCGGCAACCATTCAAAAAGCCCTTGAGAATACCTTTGTTCAGAGGAACCCGTGGGGTCGTTCCCGGGCTAAAAGGGGATCCTGGTTCGAAAAACTTGATATCGAGGTCCCTCATGTAAGTGAAACCGTGTCAAAGAGGCTTCTTTTCACATGTTGTATTCAGGCATATGATCCCAGGTGCATGGTTATACCGGTAAATGTAGCAAAGATGCTCAATAAAGGAGGTCTGGAATTCGGTGTTCTTGGGGAAGAGGAAGCATGCTGCGGCAACGAGATACGGCGAATAGGCGAGTCAGGTCTTTTCGAGGAGCTTCAGGAAGAGAATATTGCCGCTTTTAAAGAATACGGGGTTAAGGAGATTATAACCCTTTCCCATCATTGTATGAACACGCTGAAGAAGGAATACGGCAATCTGGGCATCAAGGTATCCCATTACACGGAGGTACTGGCAAGTATGGTAAAAGAGGGGCGACTTGCCCCCAAAATACCTTATAACAAGAAAGTGATTTACCATGACCCTTGTTTTCTCGGAAAACAAAATGGCATCTTCGATGAACCAAGGGATATACTCAAAAGTATAGAAGGTCTGGAACTACTTGAGTTTTCAAGGTCCAGGGAAACATCCCTCTGTTGTGAAGGCGGGGGCGGAAGGATGTTTTACGAGGCAGAGACAACCTGTCAACGGAATAGCGAAATAAGAGTTTTGGAAGCAATAGAAAAAGGGGCAGAAGTAATGGCAACAAGCTGTCCCTTCTGTGTAATGACACTTGAAGACCCGGCAACTGAAAAAGGGTTGGCAGTGAAAGAGATATCCGAGATATTGATGGAGGTTTTATAA
- a CDS encoding ATP-binding protein — translation MKFDPNIDFNIVQSILDSLPMEVYVLDRGRKIQWKNERIAIWSQEEGIFQSGKTSCYREIFKRRVPCSNCPALRTLKSGRLEHTEIKSKHKGKSRHYLITTAPLRKGRVEDETLIIETVQDITDQKKTEEALRSLNDFNKAIIDNAPVAIFTIDRDGKFMSVNPALAALSGLGAEAEEKLLRFNWLQNTYTVRCGLAEHIKKGLNGEPFELQDFPFTTYRGDQGQYIHFRGVPLKSKNGKVEGLLCIIEDNTEKVKAKIQSIQDVKTSVIGRLMTGVAHELNNPLATIAANSELACELFQGFKGGNAKEDEMTELREYLDVIQEQAFRCKNIIKDMIDLTKKKDFEVQEIDLNVCLNDLLKQINFKKLNIRLYKDIAPCILHVKGDLNAVKQSFMNIFQNAVDAVGRRDGGVIRVKAYPIDNTVKVEIEDNGVGIHDDLIDKIFEPFFSTKDAGKGVGLGLTLCYEFLNRMGGNIEVESKLGRGSFFKVTLPGYFIHRGEK, via the coding sequence ATTTTTCAATCCGGAAAGACATCCTGCTACAGAGAGATATTCAAAAGGAGAGTACCATGCAGCAACTGTCCGGCTTTGAGAACACTTAAGAGCGGCCGCTTGGAACATACGGAAATAAAGAGTAAGCATAAAGGAAAATCAAGGCATTACCTTATTACCACTGCACCTCTCAGGAAGGGTAGAGTGGAGGACGAGACTCTTATCATTGAGACTGTTCAGGATATTACCGATCAAAAAAAGACAGAAGAAGCATTGCGGAGTCTGAACGATTTTAATAAAGCCATTATTGATAATGCACCTGTAGCCATTTTTACGATAGACAGGGATGGAAAATTTATGAGTGTAAATCCTGCATTAGCTGCCCTTTCCGGTTTAGGCGCTGAGGCTGAAGAGAAACTCTTACGTTTTAACTGGCTTCAAAACACTTACACGGTTAGATGCGGTCTTGCTGAGCACATAAAGAAGGGGCTCAATGGTGAACCTTTTGAGCTGCAGGATTTTCCCTTTACGACCTATCGGGGTGATCAGGGTCAATATATTCACTTCCGTGGAGTGCCTCTGAAAAGCAAAAATGGGAAAGTAGAGGGACTTTTGTGTATAATAGAGGATAACACCGAGAAAGTGAAGGCAAAAATCCAGTCAATTCAGGATGTAAAGACATCGGTCATAGGAAGACTTATGACAGGCGTTGCCCATGAGCTTAACAATCCTCTTGCTACAATTGCTGCCAATTCTGAGCTTGCCTGCGAATTGTTCCAGGGCTTCAAGGGCGGTAATGCAAAAGAAGACGAAATGACTGAACTTCGTGAATATTTGGATGTCATACAGGAACAGGCATTCCGGTGCAAAAATATCATAAAAGATATGATCGATCTGACGAAGAAAAAAGATTTTGAAGTTCAGGAAATAGATTTGAATGTATGTTTGAACGATCTCCTGAAGCAAATAAACTTTAAAAAATTAAACATTCGCCTGTACAAAGATATTGCCCCATGCATACTTCATGTCAAAGGAGATTTAAATGCCGTGAAGCAGTCTTTTATGAATATTTTTCAAAATGCAGTGGATGCTGTTGGAAGAAGAGATGGTGGAGTGATACGGGTAAAAGCTTATCCGATTGACAACACAGTAAAGGTAGAAATTGAAGATAACGGTGTTGGTATTCATGATGACCTCATAGACAAGATTTTTGAGCCTTTTTTCTCGACTAAAGACGCGGGCAAAGGTGTTGGGCTGGGCCTCACGTTGTGTTATGAATTTTTAAACAGGATGGGTGGAAATATTGAGGTAGAGAGCAAACTTGGAAGGGGGAGCTTCTTCAAAGTCACATTGCCTGGATATTTTATACATAGAGGAGAAAAATAG
- a CDS encoding TRAP transporter small permease, with amino-acid sequence MQKFLSATLKISKVTNSVGGIILALMMFFTVVDVIMRYLGKPITGTFELVAFAGALIIGMSLPQSSLEGAHVNVDILTEYLSDFWKRIFIIFTKLLGFVFFILLTWSFFLKGNDLYKTHEVSLTLHVPYYPVAYLLSLCGLIESLVLLSDVLKAIFGGDKHE; translated from the coding sequence ATGCAAAAATTTCTCAGCGCCACCTTAAAGATCAGCAAAGTCACAAATTCCGTCGGAGGGATAATACTTGCCCTGATGATGTTTTTTACGGTAGTTGATGTTATTATGCGTTACCTTGGGAAACCTATTACGGGAACATTTGAGTTGGTAGCCTTTGCCGGAGCCCTGATTATAGGTATGTCTCTTCCTCAGTCATCATTGGAGGGTGCGCACGTAAATGTTGATATACTTACGGAGTATCTCTCCGATTTCTGGAAAAGGATATTCATAATTTTTACAAAACTATTAGGCTTCGTGTTCTTTATACTCCTTACATGGTCGTTTTTTTTAAAGGGGAACGATTTGTATAAAACGCATGAGGTTTCGCTTACCTTACACGTCCCCTATTATCCTGTAGCATACTTGTTATCACTTTGCGGCCTTATAGAGTCCCTGGTACTCCTGTCCGATGTCCTTAAGGCGATTTTTGGAGGTGATAAACATGAATGA
- a CDS encoding sigma-54 dependent transcriptional regulator, with amino-acid sequence MIRILIVDDEHQLVEAFKKKLSKEGMEVFTALNGHEALPIMKQEILDIGLFDIMLPDMDGVELLGRLREMQPTTEVIMLTGNASVDTAIRSMKLGAYDYLTKPCKLSELHTVILKAYEKKQLKEKNIVLEEHLQRVELHDRFIGDSKEIKEVKKFISLVSTSTAPVLVLGETGTGKELVARAIHTLSIRSSNPFVAINSSCLQENILESELFGYKKGAFTGAQTDKVGLLQIADKGTFFVDEVADMNPAIQAKLLRVLETSAFRKLGDTKETKVDVRFIFATNKSLEEEIETNRFRKDLFYRLNTFIIEVPPLRKRKSDLLVLTKYFLEKHARGGKKKMISNQAMDLLIDYHWPGNVRELANVLERAILISGGRSEIVSDDFPQSIVNTLSATAGKERQALSRGILRLDNIEREHIENVLKHTNGNKSKAARLLGISRRKLYSMID; translated from the coding sequence ATGATACGCATTCTTATTGTTGATGATGAACATCAGCTTGTAGAAGCATTCAAAAAAAAGCTTTCCAAGGAAGGAATGGAGGTCTTCACCGCATTAAACGGCCACGAGGCTCTTCCTATAATGAAGCAGGAAATTTTAGACATTGGACTTTTTGATATAATGCTTCCTGACATGGATGGTGTTGAACTTCTGGGCAGGTTAAGGGAGATGCAACCTACCACAGAAGTAATCATGCTTACGGGCAATGCATCGGTTGATACAGCTATACGATCAATGAAGCTCGGTGCATACGATTACCTCACAAAGCCTTGTAAGCTTTCAGAGTTGCATACCGTGATACTTAAAGCATATGAAAAGAAACAACTGAAAGAAAAAAATATTGTCCTCGAGGAGCATTTACAAAGGGTTGAACTACATGACAGGTTTATAGGTGATAGTAAAGAAATTAAGGAGGTTAAAAAATTTATCTCCTTAGTAAGCACCTCTACGGCGCCCGTTTTGGTGCTTGGAGAAACAGGCACAGGAAAAGAGCTTGTAGCAAGGGCTATCCATACCCTCTCTATACGTTCTTCAAATCCTTTTGTAGCAATTAATTCAAGCTGCCTTCAGGAAAACATTCTTGAAAGTGAGCTCTTCGGGTATAAAAAAGGTGCATTTACAGGAGCACAAACAGACAAAGTGGGCCTGCTTCAGATAGCTGATAAAGGTACATTTTTTGTTGATGAAGTGGCGGATATGAACCCGGCAATCCAGGCAAAGCTTCTCAGGGTCCTTGAGACTTCAGCATTCAGGAAACTTGGCGATACAAAAGAGACTAAAGTAGACGTACGCTTTATTTTTGCCACAAATAAGAGTCTTGAGGAAGAAATTGAAACAAACAGATTTCGTAAAGACCTTTTTTACCGGCTTAATACTTTTATTATTGAAGTGCCGCCCCTTCGTAAACGAAAAAGCGATCTGCTTGTTTTGACTAAATATTTTTTGGAAAAACATGCCAGAGGAGGTAAAAAAAAGATGATCTCGAACCAGGCCATGGACCTTCTGATAGATTATCACTGGCCAGGCAATGTTAGAGAGCTTGCAAACGTGCTGGAGCGGGCAATATTGATTTCAGGGGGCAGAAGCGAGATTGTCAGTGATGACTTTCCACAAAGTATTGTGAACACTCTGTCCGCTACTGCCGGAAAGGAAAGACAAGCATTGAGTAGAGGTATACTGCGGCTGGATAATATAGAAAGAGAACATATAGAAAACGTGCTTAAGCATACCAATGGTAATAAGAGCAAAGCTGCCAGACTCCTTGGTATAAGCCGCCGGAAACTTTATAGCATGATTGATTGA
- a CDS encoding electron transfer flavoprotein subunit beta/FixA family protein, producing MNLLVFTKRVPATQEEELRIVDEGRAVDLSKVPFKVNDWDNYAVEEAVRIVEKTSGTVTAISIGDAESDEVLRRAIAMGAKDGFLIEIDQILHDPGARATVIQNFLKKENVPFDAIFTGVQSEDDQFGAMGGILAAKLGLPFVSMVIGIDAFESDHVIARRELEGGLQERVKVMLPCVISIQTGINEPRYVSIMGVRKASKVERKFFKGKEYEDNLNPGIEVVKWVYPARKGGATMLTGEMDGICKDLIGILKEKGVYQ from the coding sequence ATGAATCTATTGGTTTTTACAAAGAGAGTACCGGCAACACAGGAAGAAGAACTGCGGATTGTTGACGAGGGTAGGGCAGTCGACCTTTCAAAGGTTCCTTTCAAGGTGAATGATTGGGATAATTACGCAGTTGAAGAGGCGGTAAGGATTGTTGAGAAAACCAGTGGAACTGTGACAGCAATCTCCATCGGCGATGCAGAATCCGACGAGGTCTTGCGAAGGGCCATTGCTATGGGGGCAAAAGACGGTTTTCTCATTGAGATTGATCAGATACTTCACGACCCCGGCGCAAGAGCAACCGTGATACAGAATTTCCTGAAGAAAGAAAATGTTCCTTTTGATGCGATCTTTACGGGTGTACAGTCCGAGGACGATCAGTTCGGTGCAATGGGTGGTATTCTCGCGGCCAAACTGGGGCTTCCCTTCGTATCTATGGTTATCGGTATCGACGCCTTTGAAAGTGACCACGTTATAGCAAGAAGAGAACTCGAAGGTGGTCTCCAGGAGAGAGTGAAGGTTATGCTCCCTTGTGTTATATCAATTCAGACAGGGATTAACGAGCCCCGATATGTTTCCATTATGGGTGTAAGGAAGGCATCCAAGGTAGAACGCAAGTTCTTTAAAGGAAAGGAGTATGAAGATAACCTGAACCCCGGCATAGAGGTTGTAAAATGGGTTTACCCGGCCAGGAAGGGTGGGGCAACTATGCTTACTGGCGAGATGGATGGTATATGTAAAGACCTTATCGGAATTCTTAAGGAAAAGGGGGTATACCAATGA
- a CDS encoding acyl-CoA/acyl-ACP dehydrogenase — MFELTPEQKDVRKAAREFAEGELMEVARELDEKEEFDEKLWKKAADLGFLGVFIDEKYGGAGLGYLDHSLICEEFSRIDCGIAHSITSSFFGSQLISLIGSEEQKLKYLPLVCKGEAKMGVAITEPDAGSDVSSVKTMARKTDSGYVISGNKTFITNANRGDFLIVLCITTPEAKKKYDRFSTIIVETNRPGYESSKLKNKLSLRCSDTGEVTFKDVTVPKENLLGKEGRGFYNIMEFLNRSRLEAAGFGIGTAQGALEKAISHVRKRKQFGAPLADSPIVQSKIAEMATLVEAGRSFLYCTSAKLDKGELDHALIAMTKWYAAEIAVKVSDEAIQLHGGYGILEEYDVGHYWRDAKVLEIFEGTKEVEKLIIGRRLLGR, encoded by the coding sequence ATGTTCGAACTGACACCAGAGCAGAAAGACGTAAGAAAAGCTGCAAGAGAGTTCGCCGAAGGAGAACTGATGGAAGTGGCGCGGGAGCTGGATGAAAAGGAGGAGTTCGACGAAAAACTCTGGAAAAAGGCTGCAGATTTAGGGTTTCTTGGGGTCTTTATAGATGAAAAATACGGCGGAGCAGGCCTTGGGTATTTAGATCACAGCCTCATATGTGAAGAGTTTTCCCGTATTGACTGCGGCATTGCACATTCGATAACATCGTCATTTTTCGGTTCACAACTCATAAGCCTCATTGGAAGCGAAGAACAAAAGCTAAAATATCTCCCTTTAGTATGCAAAGGCGAAGCCAAGATGGGTGTTGCCATAACGGAACCAGATGCGGGAAGCGACGTGTCTTCTGTTAAAACCATGGCAAGAAAAACTGACAGCGGATATGTGATATCCGGTAACAAAACATTCATAACAAATGCTAATCGAGGAGATTTTCTTATCGTTCTTTGTATTACTACTCCTGAAGCGAAAAAAAAATACGATCGTTTCAGCACTATTATTGTAGAAACTAACAGGCCGGGTTACGAGTCAAGTAAACTGAAAAATAAACTTTCACTACGCTGCTCTGATACAGGAGAGGTTACTTTCAAAGATGTAACAGTTCCTAAGGAAAATCTACTTGGTAAGGAGGGTAGGGGATTCTATAATATTATGGAATTTCTCAATCGTTCCCGCTTGGAAGCAGCAGGATTCGGGATAGGAACAGCTCAGGGAGCATTAGAGAAAGCGATAAGTCATGTGCGTAAAAGAAAACAGTTTGGGGCCCCCCTTGCCGACTCACCGATAGTACAGTCAAAAATAGCCGAGATGGCCACTTTAGTCGAAGCCGGAAGAAGCTTCCTTTATTGTACCAGCGCAAAATTGGATAAAGGTGAATTAGACCATGCGCTTATTGCCATGACGAAATGGTACGCCGCAGAGATAGCAGTAAAAGTTTCCGATGAAGCGATACAACTCCACGGAGGATATGGTATACTGGAAGAATATGATGTCGGTCATTACTGGCGCGACGCAAAAGTCCTTGAGATTTTTGAAGGAACAAAAGAAGTTGAGAAATTGATTATCGGCAGGAGACTGTTAGGACGGTAA
- a CDS encoding TRAP transporter substrate-binding protein translates to MKRIRIIHLLVFVFFVVTCMAATVSFAQEKVITIKIANWFPVGSKHDLILQEWGKDLEKRAGGKVKVNYYAAGTLVPAAQSYDAVVKGIADVGNHVLGYTMGRFPFSQVLDLPIGWPQGPEATKIANDFYKKFNPKEFDDVKVLLFHGQPGGFLHTKTRPVEKLEDAKGLKLRCFGSNAKFVGLIGAAPVAMPMPDVYDALAKGVVDGLMSSYEALHNFRTGEHVKYSTENVTSAYSAVFIVMMNKKKFASLPPDVQAIVDKMSVEYIDKYGKLWADITKDGKDWLVKRGVKIISLSKEEQARWYEKGSKPLVDAYIKDAKEKGLPGDEAVKFLLDSIKKYH, encoded by the coding sequence ATGAAACGGATTCGCATTATTCATTTGTTGGTATTTGTTTTTTTCGTAGTTACATGTATGGCTGCAACGGTCAGCTTTGCACAGGAAAAGGTAATAACAATAAAAATTGCTAACTGGTTCCCTGTGGGAAGCAAGCACGATCTCATTTTGCAGGAATGGGGTAAAGATCTTGAAAAACGGGCGGGCGGCAAAGTCAAAGTCAATTACTATGCTGCAGGCACGCTTGTTCCTGCTGCACAGTCATACGATGCCGTTGTGAAGGGAATTGCCGATGTGGGCAACCATGTTCTCGGATACACAATGGGCAGATTTCCATTTTCACAGGTACTCGATCTTCCTATCGGGTGGCCGCAGGGACCTGAAGCAACCAAGATTGCAAACGACTTTTATAAGAAATTTAATCCAAAAGAGTTCGATGATGTGAAGGTATTGCTATTCCATGGACAGCCAGGCGGTTTTCTCCATACAAAAACAAGACCTGTTGAAAAGCTTGAAGATGCAAAGGGGTTGAAGCTACGGTGCTTCGGGTCAAATGCAAAGTTTGTCGGCTTGATAGGCGCAGCTCCTGTAGCAATGCCTATGCCTGATGTGTATGATGCCCTTGCAAAAGGCGTTGTTGACGGGTTGATGTCAAGTTATGAGGCACTGCATAATTTCAGGACAGGGGAACATGTAAAATACTCTACAGAGAACGTAACCAGCGCATATTCAGCAGTATTTATTGTAATGATGAACAAGAAAAAATTTGCCTCACTTCCTCCTGATGTCCAGGCAATAGTGGATAAAATGAGTGTTGAATACATAGACAAGTACGGCAAGTTGTGGGCAGACATTACAAAAGACGGCAAGGACTGGCTGGTAAAGAGAGGCGTCAAAATTATTTCTCTAAGCAAAGAAGAACAAGCCCGTTGGTATGAAAAAGGCTCCAAACCCCTTGTTGATGCATATATAAAGGATGCGAAGGAAAAGGGCTTGCCTGGTGATGAGGCGGTGAAATTTCTTTTAGATTCTATCAAGAAGTACCACTAA
- a CDS encoding TRAP transporter large permease has protein sequence MNEITFGMIALFLLLCVFLTGIELAFGMAIVGFIGFAMLNDFETAISLLANDYFDALASYSLTAIPLFVLMGQIAFNAGIARRLFDTTHKFIGHIPGGLAVATVAGATVFKAICGSVAATAATFASVAVPEMDRYGYSKKLSTGIVASVGTLGILLPPSVTLIVFGIVTQQSIGKLFMAGVIPGLILSFLFMVVICGWCGINPSIGPKSEKYDWPARWKTVPNVIWPIVIFLILIGGLMYGIFTPTEAGSIGAFAVLVLCVLKRDINFKGFIKSIEESLRTACMVLMLIASSAILGHFIAITQIPQVAADTITALPIHRVWIMIIIFLVYLIGGSFIDDLAFMILATPIFFPIVLKLGYDPLWAGIMIALTVCIGSVIPPVAICVFIVKNITKVPMGIIYKGVYPFLISMVLCVALLFVFPELVTWLPNLLMK, from the coding sequence ATGAATGAGATTACGTTCGGCATGATAGCGCTATTTTTACTTTTATGTGTATTTCTAACAGGCATTGAACTTGCTTTTGGTATGGCTATTGTTGGTTTCATAGGGTTTGCCATGCTTAACGACTTTGAAACTGCCATAAGCCTCCTGGCAAATGATTATTTTGATGCTCTCGCGTCTTACAGCCTCACTGCCATACCCCTTTTTGTGCTTATGGGCCAGATTGCCTTTAATGCAGGCATTGCAAGACGTTTATTCGATACTACACATAAATTTATAGGACATATCCCGGGGGGGCTTGCCGTAGCAACAGTGGCAGGCGCAACCGTGTTCAAGGCAATATGCGGTTCCGTGGCTGCCACAGCCGCAACATTTGCAAGCGTTGCCGTTCCGGAGATGGACAGATATGGTTACAGCAAAAAACTTTCGACCGGAATAGTTGCTTCAGTGGGGACGCTCGGCATCCTGCTCCCTCCAAGCGTGACCCTGATAGTCTTCGGTATCGTAACACAACAGTCTATAGGCAAGCTTTTCATGGCCGGCGTAATACCGGGGCTTATTTTATCTTTCCTTTTTATGGTAGTAATTTGCGGATGGTGCGGAATCAATCCGTCTATTGGACCAAAAAGCGAAAAATATGACTGGCCGGCAAGATGGAAGACCGTTCCCAATGTAATATGGCCTATTGTCATATTTCTCATATTGATAGGCGGCCTTATGTACGGGATTTTCACGCCCACGGAAGCAGGCAGCATCGGAGCATTCGCTGTGCTTGTTCTGTGTGTTCTAAAAAGGGATATTAATTTCAAAGGCTTTATCAAATCTATTGAGGAATCTTTGCGCACCGCATGTATGGTTCTTATGCTTATTGCTTCATCAGCGATACTGGGCCATTTTATCGCCATTACCCAAATTCCCCAGGTAGCAGCCGACACGATTACCGCACTGCCGATACACCGTGTCTGGATAATGATTATCATTTTCTTAGTATATCTTATAGGCGGTTCCTTTATAGATGACCTTGCATTTATGATCCTTGCAACACCGATCTTTTTTCCTATTGTATTAAAACTTGGTTATGACCCTTTATGGGCCGGCATTATGATTGCTCTTACAGTATGTATTGGTTCAGTGATTCCGCCTGTGGCCATCTGTGTTTTTATTGTTAAGAATATAACCAAAGTACCAATGGGCATTATTTACAAAGGTGTTTATCCTTTTCTCATTTCTATGGTCCTTTGTGTGGCATTGCTGTTCGTTTTTCCGGAACTGGTGACCTGGCTGCCTAATTTACTTATGAAATAA
- a CDS encoding long-chain-fatty-acid--CoA ligase, with amino-acid sequence MVIGDMLVRNANKFPAKTAIVSEEATTDFKTLNERVNCLANALLDKGLNKGDRIGVLVHNCHQFMEIYFAAAKTGGIFCPYNNHLTKGELFDILNYSAPKFLFLDEDYGEMIDTLRPDVNPMDHYICLQTPTFPYMEDYKNILTIGYSSEPNIKISEEDVLSIIFTAGTTGKAKGAMRTHRHLMSDAVASVIELRVEYDERVLITFPMYHVACEDNIVRHSYMPNTFYIRREGGFNPEQVLEYISKERITRCQMVPTMIHSLLQVPDVKKYDLSNLRLILYAGAPMHVELLKKALEVFPCGFAQLYGQTESGPFTTVLKPEDHILDGNEKKIKRLASSGKPALNYEIRIVDEDDKDVAVGEVGEIIGRSEAVMKGYWQMPEETEKKLKNGWLHTGDLGKLDEDGYVYLVERKNDMIISGGVNIYPREIEEILYKHPAVLEVSVIGVPDEHWGEVPKAVVVLRQEVVATKEDIIKFCGEHLAGYKKPKSVEFWKELPKSPQGKILKKAIRESLKKI; translated from the coding sequence ATGGTCATCGGTGATATGCTTGTAAGAAATGCAAATAAATTTCCTGCAAAAACTGCCATTGTCTCGGAAGAGGCAACAACGGACTTTAAAACTTTGAACGAAAGAGTCAATTGCCTGGCAAACGCTCTATTAGATAAGGGGCTAAATAAAGGTGACCGCATAGGGGTACTTGTTCATAACTGCCATCAATTTATGGAAATATATTTTGCAGCAGCAAAAACAGGAGGTATCTTTTGCCCTTACAACAACCATCTCACAAAAGGCGAGCTTTTTGATATATTGAATTATTCGGCTCCTAAATTCCTTTTTTTGGATGAGGACTACGGTGAGATGATAGATACGCTCAGGCCGGATGTAAATCCTATGGATCATTATATATGCCTCCAAACCCCGACGTTCCCTTATATGGAGGATTACAAAAACATTCTTACCATTGGGTATAGTTCTGAGCCCAACATTAAAATATCTGAAGAAGATGTGCTCAGCATCATCTTTACTGCAGGCACAACAGGTAAGGCAAAGGGTGCGATGAGAACGCATAGACACCTCATGTCTGATGCTGTAGCAAGCGTAATAGAGCTACGGGTTGAGTATGACGAGCGTGTGTTGATCACCTTTCCCATGTATCACGTGGCCTGCGAAGACAATATTGTCAGGCATTCTTATATGCCAAACACATTCTACATCCGGCGGGAAGGGGGATTCAATCCTGAACAGGTTCTGGAATATATTTCAAAAGAACGGATTACGAGGTGCCAGATGGTGCCTACCATGATTCATAGCCTTCTCCAGGTACCGGATGTAAAAAAATATGATTTGAGCAATTTACGGCTCATCCTATACGCCGGTGCGCCTATGCATGTAGAGCTTCTCAAGAAAGCTCTTGAGGTTTTTCCATGCGGTTTTGCCCAGTTGTACGGGCAGACTGAAAGCGGACCCTTTACAACAGTATTAAAGCCTGAAGATCATATCCTTGACGGCAATGAGAAAAAGATCAAGAGGCTTGCTTCTTCCGGCAAGCCTGCGCTTAATTACGAGATCAGAATCGTAGACGAGGATGATAAAGACGTGGCTGTCGGCGAGGTAGGGGAGATAATCGGCAGAAGCGAGGCAGTTATGAAGGGATACTGGCAGATGCCGGAGGAGACGGAAAAAAAGCTGAAAAACGGCTGGCTTCATACAGGCGATCTCGGCAAACTTGATGAGGATGGATACGTCTATTTAGTGGAAAGAAAAAATGACATGATAATAAGCGGCGGGGTCAATATATATCCGAGAGAGATCGAGGAAATACTCTATAAACACCCGGCTGTGCTTGAGGTATCGGTGATCGGCGTCCCCGATGAACACTGGGGTGAAGTGCCGAAGGCTGTTGTTGTCCTGAGACAGGAGGTCGTTGCAACAAAAGAGGATATTATCAAATTTTGCGGAGAGCATCTGGCCGGATACAAAAAACCGAAATCTGTTGAATTCTGGAAAGAGTTGCCCAAGAGCCCGCAGGGGAAAATTTTGAAAAAAGCTATAAGGGAGTCTTTAAAGAAGATTTGA